A stretch of DNA from Gottschalkia acidurici 9a:
GATTGAAAAGTCATGATAAGCAAATTATCGACTGGGCGATTGAAGAAACTGGACTTAAAGACTATAGAGATAGAGAAGTGGAGAGTCTATCTGGAGGACAAAGACAAAGAGCTTGGATTGCAATGACTTTAGCACAAGAGACTGACATTATTATGCTAGATGAACCAACAACTTATTTAGATATGTCTTATCAGTTAGAAGTTCTACAAGTACTAGATAAGCTAAATAAAGAAAAGAAAATAACTATTGTTATGGTATTACATGAATTAAATAATGCTTGTAGGTTTGCAAGCAACATTATTGGATTAAAAAACGGAAAAGTCATCTGCCAGGGGGATCCTATGGATGTTATAACACAAGAAAACTTAAAAGAAATCTATAGAATAGAGACTAAATTACAATTAAGTGAGAATAAAAAATATCCTATATGTGTAGATTATGAGCTTATTAAGGGGGTAAAATGAAAAATAAAAACTTTATTATAGTAGTTATAGGACAAATAATATCTTTATTTGGTAATGCAATTCAAAGATTTTGTATGTCTTTATATATCTTAGATTTAACAGGAAGCGCAGCTATTTTCTCAACAATATTGGCGATATCAAATATTCCATATATATTGTTTGCCCCCATTGCAGGACTATTGGCTGATACAGTAAATCGTAAAAAGATAATGGTATATCTTGATTTTATTAGTTCTTTACTATTAGCAATATATTCAATAGTCTTAATAAACGGAATGGATAATGTTATGATAGTGGGAATTGTAATGTTTATATTATCTATTATCTATACACTGTATAGCCCTTCTGTTACGGCATGTATTCCACAGATTGTTGATAAAGAAAAACTTGCATCAGCTAACGGAATAATTCAACAAGTAGGAGCAATAGTTAATCTACTTGGGCCTATTGTTGCTGGAATATTATATAGTTTTTTTGATATCAAAGTAATAGTGATGATAAATGCTGTTAGCTTTTTTATATCAGCTATTTTAGAAATGTTTTTACAAATTCCAAGCTTAGAATTAAAAGAAAAAATAAAAAATCCTATATTAAAGTCGTTCAGTGAAATGAAAAAGAGCTTTATATATTTAAGAGAGAAAAAGAAAATTGTACTGGGAATCATTGCTTCTTATGGATTAACAAATATATTTGTAGTGCCAATTTTAAGCATCGTATCTCCATATTTTATAAAAGTAGAACTAAGTATGTCTTCAGCTGTATATGGTTTTGTAGAAGCTATATTTGTTTTAGGAATGATAATAGGTGGATTATTAGTAACTTTTAAACCGAAAATGTTTAAGATGAAGGACATACACAAAACAATGTACCCTATGATAATCGCTATCATGGCTATGGCTATATCTACTTATTTAACTACAGAAAGTAAATTTGTTATTCTAGGTATTTACTCAATGGGTGGTCTTGGAATAATGTTATCTTTAGCATTGTCAAATGTTGTGTCTTTAACTTATATTCAAAGTGAAATTAAAGAAGAAATGCTTGGAAGAGTCAGTGCTTTTTCCACTGCCGTTGCTACAGTAAGTATTGCACCAGGACAATTAATATACGGTCAATTAATAGACTTTAACTTTAAACTTTATTATGTCTTAGTATTAACTTTTTTACTGAGTATAGCAGTAGTTAATTTTGTAAAATGGAATGCTAGACGTGATTTAGCAATGAAAAAGATAGAATACTTATAATATGTTAATCTAAAAAGGTAAATATGAAAATAATTTTCCTCAGATTATAGAAGAAAGCCTAATTCAATTATTTATAAATAATTGAATTAGGCTTTTTTATTAAAAACATAAAAAATTAATTTTTCTGTTGGACTAAGATATTTTAGACTTGAAAGTGATGACTACTCAGTTGTTAAAATTACAGAAATATGTAATGAACCAGTTATGATAGCAGAAATTATAGTTACTTTTTAGAAAAAGTAAAAAAATTGGATATAATGGAAGGGGAAATTTATATCATGTCGAATTTAAATTTAAAGTAGAAATATGCTAATTTTAGTTTGTATGTTTCTTTTAGTATCTAACATTCCTTATGTTCGTGGTATATTTTAAGACTTGGAGAGCAAGAGTTCTAAGAGTTGATTATAATATGATGGTTTTTCACCAAAAATAGAGGTTACTATTTATGGCTCAGAAGATAATGAACTGAGAGAAGCATTGCTAGATGAAGATGAGAAATTCCATTATGACATGAGTTAAAGTGTTGATAAGACTATTATCGATGAAGGAATGGATATAAAGCAAAATATGAATAATAGCAATAAATTATTTAATGGATATGGGCATTGTAGATTACTTTTTAGTGATATATGTAATGCTCTGTACTACTATATATTACGGAAATAAACATTTATATTTTATTGTTAAGACTATGAAAAGTTAATTTTAGGCATACATAATTCTACAAAATGAAAAATAAGTTATGAAAATTTTACTAGTTTATCTGCAAGAATCTTCTTTCATTATTGACAAAGAATTGCAATTAGGGTAGTATATTAAATACATTACATAATGTTACAAAAATATTGAGGACTTATAATATATTTCGCTACATAAGAGATGTCAACATAGTTGTTATAAGTATAGATAGTTACATATAATTTAAATCTTTACTGTTATAACTGGAATATTATTGACTATTTCTTGTAAGTTGGGAAGCAAGGAATAGTCAATTATATATTAAAAAATTCTTCAGGTGCAATATGCAGGACGGGAAACCTGGCTCACCAGATAAGGTCAGTGCACCAAATATTTTATATGGAGGGTTTAATATGGAAAAGACAGTAAACAATCTTAAAACTTTGATACGCGCAGGTAGGGGGATAATACCCGCAGATAAAGTAATTTTAAATGGTACACTCATAAATGTAATGACTAGTGAAATTTATCCAGCAGATATTGCTATTTATGGTGATACTATTGTAGCGACTGGAGATGTGAAGGACTATATTGGCTCAGAAACTGAAGTTATAGACGCTACAGGCAAATATCTTTCTCCGGGATTAATAGATGGACACATTCATAGTGAATGCAGCAAACTTAGTATTACAAGCTTTGCTAAAGCAGTAGTTCCTTGTGGGACAACAAGTATTATTTCAGGTTTAGATGAATACATTTCGGTTTCAGGACTTGAGGGACTTAAAGAGATTTTTGAAGAAATTAAGCAGACACCTTTGAAAGTATTTTGGGGTGCACCTTACAAAACACCGTATACAATTCCAAAATCTACAGTTGCATTTAATTTTGACCCATCAGTTCATGCTGAAGTTCAAAAATGGGAAGAGTGCTTTGGAGTATGGGAAGTAGTAAGAGAGTTCATAATAGAAGAAGATGAAGATACTTTAGGTGCAGTTGTAGAAGCATATAAAAATAGATTACCTGTATTTGGCTGCGCGCCAATGGCTAGAGGAAAAGATTTAAATGGATACTTATGTTCTGGAGTAAGACTTGATCATGAAAGCTATGATCATGAAGAAGTTGTAGAGAAAATGAGAAAAGGTATGCATATGCTTATTCGTGAATCATCAGTTACGCACTTCTTAGAAGAAAATATTAGAGCTATTACAGAAGTCAATCCAAGAATGGCAAGACGTGTGAGTTTCTGCACAGATGATGTTACGGCTACTGATGTACTTAACAATGGCCATTTAGATAATGTTGTTAGATTAGCAATTAAAGCTGGTGTTGAGCCAATGACAGCGATTCAAATGGGCACGATAAATAGTGCGGAGGCATATCGAATAGATCATCTTATTGGATCAATTTCTCCAGGAAGATTAGCGGATATACTAATAGTTGATGATCCAGAAAAGTTCAACGTAGAAGCTGTTATTAGTAATGGTAAACTTGTTGCAAGAGATAAAAAACTTACCTTTGAACTTAAAGCACCAAAAAGAAGTCCTATTTTAAGTAGTGAACTAAAGTGTAAAACAACAACTAAAGAAGATTTTGAATATAAAGTTGATATTAAAAATGGACAAGCAAAAGTTCTTTCTATGGATGTAAAAGGACCATTTGTTAGAAAAAGAAGAGATGTACTTTTAAAAGTAGAGAATTCAGTTGTACTTCCAGATATTGAGCAAGATGTTGCGATGGTTTCGGTTCTTGAGAGGTTTGGACGAAATGGGAATAAGTCCTTAGCTTTTTGTTCAGGTTGGAAACTAAAAAAAGGAGCTATGGCATCGTCTGCTGCACCAGATGATAACAACATAATTGTAATGGGTGTTGATGCAGAAGATATGTCAATTGCTGTAAATCATTTAATTAAAAATGGTGGAGGACAAGTTGTTGTATCAGATGGAGAGATTGTTGAATTTCTATCACTACCAGTTGGCGGGATTGTTAGTGACTTAGAGCCTGAAGAAATTGCATATAGAGAAGATCTTCTGACAAAGGCTGCTCGTGGTTTAGGGTGTGAATTACCAGAGCCTTTAATGTATATGTTCTTTCTACCTATAACAGCTATACAAGATTATGCTATTACAGATGTAGGTCCTGTTGACTGT
This window harbors:
- a CDS encoding ABC transporter ATP-binding protein — protein: MEAISVKKLSVAYEDNLIIDEMTLDIPKEKVSIIIGSNGCGKSTLLKSIARVIKPKGGEIFINGKNIKDQKEKFLATQIAFLPQGPVCPSGMTVKELVAYGRFPHQKMIGGLKSHDKQIIDWAIEETGLKDYRDREVESLSGGQRQRAWIAMTLAQETDIIMLDEPTTYLDMSYQLEVLQVLDKLNKEKKITIVMVLHELNNACRFASNIIGLKNGKVICQGDPMDVITQENLKEIYRIETKLQLSENKKYPICVDYELIKGVK
- a CDS encoding MFS transporter; the protein is MKNKNFIIVVIGQIISLFGNAIQRFCMSLYILDLTGSAAIFSTILAISNIPYILFAPIAGLLADTVNRKKIMVYLDFISSLLLAIYSIVLINGMDNVMIVGIVMFILSIIYTLYSPSVTACIPQIVDKEKLASANGIIQQVGAIVNLLGPIVAGILYSFFDIKVIVMINAVSFFISAILEMFLQIPSLELKEKIKNPILKSFSEMKKSFIYLREKKKIVLGIIASYGLTNIFVVPILSIVSPYFIKVELSMSSAVYGFVEAIFVLGMIIGGLLVTFKPKMFKMKDIHKTMYPMIIAIMAMAISTYLTTESKFVILGIYSMGGLGIMLSLALSNVVSLTYIQSEIKEEMLGRVSAFSTAVATVSIAPGQLIYGQLIDFNFKLYYVLVLTFLLSIAVVNFVKWNARRDLAMKKIEYL
- a CDS encoding adenine deaminase, giving the protein MEKTVNNLKTLIRAGRGIIPADKVILNGTLINVMTSEIYPADIAIYGDTIVATGDVKDYIGSETEVIDATGKYLSPGLIDGHIHSECSKLSITSFAKAVVPCGTTSIISGLDEYISVSGLEGLKEIFEEIKQTPLKVFWGAPYKTPYTIPKSTVAFNFDPSVHAEVQKWEECFGVWEVVREFIIEEDEDTLGAVVEAYKNRLPVFGCAPMARGKDLNGYLCSGVRLDHESYDHEEVVEKMRKGMHMLIRESSVTHFLEENIRAITEVNPRMARRVSFCTDDVTATDVLNNGHLDNVVRLAIKAGVEPMTAIQMGTINSAEAYRIDHLIGSISPGRLADILIVDDPEKFNVEAVISNGKLVARDKKLTFELKAPKRSPILSSELKCKTTTKEDFEYKVDIKNGQAKVLSMDVKGPFVRKRRDVLLKVENSVVLPDIEQDVAMVSVLERFGRNGNKSLAFCSGWKLKKGAMASSAAPDDNNIIVMGVDAEDMSIAVNHLIKNGGGQVVVSDGEIVEFLSLPVGGIVSDLEPEEIAYREDLLTKAARGLGCELPEPLMYMFFLPITAIQDYAITDVGPVDCVALTTFDPIIELIEK